In Methanobacterium aggregans, one DNA window encodes the following:
- a CDS encoding glycosyltransferase family protein, with protein MVKVPPKVKELKGYDELRKLRNHLRDDCKTLKCKTGSKVKVGASKIKEFIERERLTESQKEELYESIINRNTSNIDLHDFGKDAPLVSIIIINRNGMKHLQRLFCDFMKNVQYPNYEILMVDNASTDKSIELLKELSDDLPLRIIENRENESFSRANNKAAETAEGEYLLLLNNDVEPTYGWLNQMMQTALKSRDIGAVGAKLVYPDCSKSRHNKNSSFKVQHRGIAFREEDGFIKPYNMGNGTTFEAEDGEEARAAVTAAALLTEKTKYFEVGGLDEGYVYGYEDVDLCLKLLKKGYKNIYSPKTLLFHYEFGTQEKSKNKEVKERRLKNKGLFMEKWNKWLRRELLMDKLNCNRLFSETPLKVAFAVTETGENSSAGDYFTALSLGDSLKKFGWKISFLSRRGSEDWYDVDDDVDVVISLLDAYDIRKIQSNNNLLIKVAWPRNWLSRWISNPDFVDYDIVMAPSEIGCNYIQERTGKNVFLLPLATDPNMFNSSVPANETLKCDYCFTGSYWDDQREIIDMLDPESLPYKFNLYGKNWENFEKFKGYHQGFVNYKKMPEIYSSTKIVVDDANRVTKEYGSVNSRVYDALASGVLVMTNGELGAKETFHGNLPVYRSKEELNNLLEHYLSNEDARNDKIKELQEFVLSHHTYDHRAQTIRDVLEKYLLETKIAIKIPAPDWEKVQEWGDYHMALGLKKELERKGCNIVLQVLPEWDGNRDARCDTIIVLRGLNRYKPKKQHFNIMWNISHPDDVSVEEYNQYDHVFIASESWAQKVAKNVEVPVEPLLQCTDPELFYPDPDENYKHDLLFVGNSRKVYRKVIKDLLPTDYDLAVYGTNWKRLIPKKYIKGEHIPNSELRKAYSSCKILLNDHWDDMREKGFISNRLFDGFAAGAFIISDKIEGYEEVFGDALVIYKTPEELNKLINYYLNNEHERSEKVKEGKNKVMNNYTFQKKVEYILEVLNKNLKL; from the coding sequence ATGGTAAAAGTTCCACCCAAAGTAAAAGAATTAAAAGGTTACGATGAACTAAGAAAACTTAGAAATCATTTAAGAGATGACTGTAAAACACTGAAATGTAAAACCGGTTCCAAGGTTAAGGTAGGTGCATCCAAGATCAAGGAATTCATTGAAAGGGAAAGACTTACAGAAAGTCAGAAAGAGGAACTTTACGAGTCAATAATAAATAGAAACACTTCAAATATTGACTTACATGATTTTGGTAAGGATGCACCACTAGTTTCAATTATAATTATCAACAGAAACGGTATGAAACATTTACAGAGGTTATTCTGTGACTTCATGAAAAATGTTCAGTACCCCAACTACGAGATTTTAATGGTTGACAATGCATCTACTGATAAATCTATAGAGTTATTAAAAGAACTTTCAGATGATCTACCCCTAAGGATCATTGAGAACCGGGAAAATGAATCATTTTCACGTGCAAACAACAAAGCTGCAGAAACTGCAGAAGGTGAATATCTACTCCTTTTAAACAACGACGTTGAACCTACCTATGGCTGGCTCAACCAGATGATGCAAACAGCACTTAAATCCAGGGATATTGGTGCTGTGGGGGCAAAACTGGTCTATCCTGATTGTTCCAAATCCCGTCACAATAAAAACAGTTCATTCAAAGTTCAGCACAGAGGGATAGCCTTTAGGGAGGAAGATGGTTTCATCAAACCATACAATATGGGCAATGGAACAACCTTTGAAGCCGAAGATGGGGAGGAGGCACGTGCTGCAGTAACTGCAGCAGCATTACTCACTGAGAAAACGAAATACTTTGAGGTTGGAGGTCTGGATGAAGGGTACGTCTACGGCTACGAAGACGTTGACCTCTGCCTAAAGCTCCTTAAAAAAGGTTACAAAAACATTTACTCTCCAAAAACGCTTTTATTCCACTACGAATTTGGAACCCAAGAAAAAAGTAAAAATAAAGAAGTTAAAGAAAGGCGTTTGAAGAACAAAGGGTTGTTCATGGAAAAGTGGAATAAATGGCTGCGTAGGGAGCTTTTGATGGACAAGTTGAACTGCAACAGGTTATTTTCTGAAACCCCTCTGAAAGTTGCCTTTGCAGTTACAGAAACTGGTGAGAACAGCTCTGCAGGTGACTACTTCACAGCCCTATCCTTGGGAGATAGTTTGAAAAAATTCGGCTGGAAAATAAGCTTCTTATCCAGGAGGGGGTCTGAGGATTGGTATGATGTTGATGATGATGTTGATGTTGTAATTTCCCTTTTAGATGCATATGATATCCGTAAAATTCAGTCAAATAACAATTTGTTGATCAAGGTCGCTTGGCCTCGCAACTGGTTGAGCCGGTGGATATCCAACCCTGACTTTGTGGACTACGATATCGTGATGGCACCAAGTGAAATTGGTTGCAATTATATACAAGAAAGAACCGGGAAAAATGTTTTTTTACTGCCATTAGCAACCGATCCGAATATGTTCAACAGTTCCGTACCTGCAAACGAAACTTTGAAATGTGATTACTGTTTCACAGGCAGTTACTGGGATGATCAACGTGAAATAATTGATATGTTAGACCCTGAAAGCCTTCCCTACAAGTTCAATTTGTACGGTAAAAACTGGGAGAACTTCGAGAAGTTCAAGGGTTACCATCAGGGATTTGTCAACTATAAGAAGATGCCTGAGATCTACAGTTCCACGAAGATCGTTGTTGACGATGCCAACAGGGTGACCAAAGAGTACGGATCAGTAAACAGCAGGGTTTACGATGCCCTTGCAAGCGGAGTTCTTGTAATGACCAACGGAGAACTCGGTGCAAAGGAGACATTCCATGGTAATTTACCTGTTTACAGGTCCAAGGAAGAACTGAACAACCTTCTAGAACACTACTTGTCCAATGAAGATGCTAGGAATGATAAGATCAAGGAACTACAAGAATTCGTACTCTCACATCACACCTACGACCACAGGGCCCAAACCATAAGGGATGTTCTTGAGAAATACCTCCTTGAAACCAAGATCGCCATTAAGATACCTGCACCTGACTGGGAGAAGGTTCAGGAATGGGGAGATTACCACATGGCTCTTGGTCTAAAGAAGGAACTGGAAAGGAAAGGATGTAATATTGTTCTACAAGTCCTGCCAGAATGGGATGGTAACAGGGATGCTCGCTGCGATACTATCATAGTCTTAAGGGGTTTAAACCGTTACAAACCTAAAAAACAACACTTCAACATCATGTGGAACATATCCCATCCTGATGATGTTAGTGTTGAAGAGTACAACCAATATGACCATGTTTTCATAGCATCAGAGAGTTGGGCCCAAAAAGTAGCCAAAAATGTTGAGGTTCCTGTGGAGCCATTGCTACAGTGCACAGATCCGGAGCTGTTCTATCCAGATCCTGATGAGAACTACAAACATGATTTACTCTTCGTTGGAAACTCGCGGAAAGTTTACCGAAAAGTAATCAAAGACTTGCTGCCCACTGATTACGACCTTGCAGTCTACGGAACCAACTGGAAGAGATTAATACCTAAAAAATACATCAAAGGTGAACACATTCCAAACAGCGAATTAAGGAAAGCCTATTCGTCATGCAAGATACTGTTGAATGATCACTGGGATGATATGAGGGAGAAAGGATTCATTTCAAACAGATTGTTTGATGGATTTGCAGCAGGAGCATTCATAATATCCGACAAAATTGAGGGGTATGAAGAGGTATTTGGAGATGCATTGGTAATCTACAAAACTCCAGAAGAACTCAATAAGTTGATAAATTATTATTTAAATAATGAGCATGAACGATCTGAGAAGGTTAAAGAAGGTAAAAATAAAGTAATGAATAAT
- a CDS encoding class I SAM-dependent methyltransferase: MIKRMIKDQIRKTGMVRELEIKNEALKNQLILSEKEKAALKHQLSNLKIENRRLSSQKSELVGYSLKTNLRGLSPDEGKPTIMKYILENIKKDAKILDVGFGSGVYGKLLRAFYYQNIDGIDVYDKNIHEMGLDKIYNNIFIENIMDFDFEHYDLIIMGDVLEHIELESAKELLLRFIDNNKCSTLIVSIPYEYEQGELYGNSHERHLQDKVTGKYMKRHYPYLKLIDSSVMVHSGSTVAVYVWNDSED, translated from the coding sequence ATGATTAAAAGAATGATTAAGGATCAAATAAGAAAAACGGGTATGGTAAGAGAGTTGGAAATAAAAAATGAGGCTTTGAAAAATCAATTAATTCTCAGTGAAAAAGAAAAGGCTGCTCTAAAACATCAATTATCCAACCTAAAAATAGAAAATAGAAGGTTATCCTCTCAAAAGTCAGAACTTGTTGGTTACAGCTTAAAAACCAATCTGCGAGGACTCAGTCCTGATGAGGGTAAACCAACTATAATGAAATATATTTTAGAGAACATAAAAAAGGATGCAAAGATTTTAGACGTGGGATTTGGTTCAGGGGTGTATGGTAAATTACTGAGGGCTTTTTATTATCAAAATATTGATGGTATTGATGTATATGATAAAAATATCCATGAAATGGGTCTGGATAAGATCTACAACAACATATTTATAGAAAACATTATGGATTTTGATTTTGAGCACTACGATCTAATAATAATGGGAGATGTACTTGAACATATTGAGTTAGAATCAGCTAAGGAATTGTTATTAAGATTCATAGATAATAATAAATGCAGTACATTAATAGTCTCAATCCCCTATGAGTATGAACAGGGTGAACTGTACGGTAACTCCCATGAAAGGCATTTACAAGACAAAGTCACAGGGAAATACATGAAAAGGCACTATCCGTACCTTAAATTAATAGATTCTTCCGTAATGGTTCATTCTGGAAGTACGGTGGCAGTGTATGTTTGGAATGATTCTGAAGATTAA
- a CDS encoding glycosyltransferase family 2 protein, whose translation MDKKIFSISMVKNESDVIESFVRYNSNVMDGMIILDNGSTDDTLKILKQLKEEGLALIIFEDTDREHEQDTKMSKLLIKAVDEFHADIVVPLDADEFIISSDQGTPRNILEKIEANTYYHVQWRTFVPDFKRSDDFVPARITSARKDNLENFYKVIIPKDLVKKYDVKLTFGNHDLTFDSRYDEVIKSAFNENLRIAHFPIRSKEQIISKITVGWIYNLSKLNRPEGQSFHWQTIFNKLKENKEILNEDITEFAKSYALQDDLKEVNLKETPMDLSFCQNIEIKYTPQKVEYISNILEGCEWLASSYLNYNKDSLKEEERLKSEITDLSRKMDELYESKILEKKYLQNKIEEYENSTSWKITSPLRKITSSIRKLFN comes from the coding sequence ATGGATAAAAAAATTTTCTCCATCAGCATGGTGAAAAACGAATCTGATGTAATAGAGTCCTTTGTCCGTTACAACAGCAACGTAATGGATGGAATGATTATATTAGATAACGGCAGTACCGACGACACCCTTAAAATCTTAAAACAACTTAAAGAAGAGGGTTTAGCCTTAATAATTTTTGAAGATACAGACAGGGAACATGAACAAGATACCAAAATGAGTAAACTGCTGATAAAAGCTGTTGATGAATTTCATGCAGACATTGTCGTCCCCTTAGATGCAGATGAATTTATTATTTCATCCGACCAGGGAACCCCCCGGAACATACTGGAAAAAATCGAAGCCAACACATATTATCATGTGCAATGGAGAACATTTGTTCCAGATTTTAAAAGAAGTGATGATTTTGTACCTGCAAGAATAACCTCTGCAAGGAAAGATAATTTAGAAAATTTTTACAAAGTTATAATTCCAAAGGATCTTGTTAAAAAGTATGATGTGAAATTAACATTCGGTAACCATGACTTAACATTCGATTCAAGATATGATGAAGTTATAAAATCTGCTTTTAATGAAAATTTGAGGATAGCCCATTTTCCCATAAGATCTAAGGAGCAAATAATATCCAAGATAACGGTTGGTTGGATTTACAACTTATCCAAATTGAACAGACCCGAAGGCCAAAGTTTTCACTGGCAAACGATTTTTAATAAATTAAAGGAAAATAAAGAAATTCTTAATGAGGATATCACAGAGTTTGCCAAAAGTTATGCCTTACAAGATGATTTAAAGGAGGTTAACCTTAAAGAAACCCCAATGGACTTGAGTTTCTGTCAGAATATAGAAATAAAATACACTCCCCAAAAAGTTGAGTATATCTCAAACATTTTAGAAGGATGTGAATGGCTTGCTTCTTCGTACTTAAATTACAATAAAGATTCCTTAAAGGAAGAAGAAAGATTAAAAAGTGAAATTACTGATCTTTCAAGGAAGATGGATGAACTGTATGAATCAAAAATTTTAGAAAAAAAGTATTTACAGAATAAAATTGAAGAGTATGAAAATAGCACATCTTGGAAGATCACATCACCCCTTCGTAAAATTACGTCTTCAATACGAAAATTATTTAATTAA